Genomic window (Desulfonispora thiosulfatigenes DSM 11270):
AGCAATTGAAGCATTATCTAGAACTTTTCCATCATTAGCTATGGTATTTTGAATTTCTTGTTCAACATCAGTTAATACTGTGAGCTGCTCAGCCCACCACTGCATACGTGGAGTACTATATTGTTTTTTTCTTTCTCCTAAAAATTTTTTCAATTTGCGACTGGCTAATAAGGTATCATAAATTTTTAAAAACTCTTCAGGTTCTAAGATTCCACCAATTTTAGCCTTTCTAATCAAATTTTTTATATCTATAATTCCTCCTAAGGGAATTATAGGTTCAAATCTTCTAATATTTACGCCTTCGGTTGTTTCCTTTTGCCATATTATCAATGTTTCATAATCAGCAATAGGCTCTAAATTATTCACTAGTTCTCTACCTAAAGAAGAACTACACTCTTTTACTAACATACTAATAATTTTGTCTAGTTCTAATTTTTGGATTGTAAATTTATTCATTTACGTCACCCTTTTGTTAAATTTATTTCTATAAAACTCCTCTAAAATAATGTCCTGATGTATACCCCTCTGGTTCTAACTTGCTAAGCTCAGAAATATTTTTATCTTTAACTTCGAATTTTCCTTTATTTTTAGTCCACTCATTAATAGTTTCTCTATAAATTTTGGTTACTTTTCTAATCCATTCTGGACTTTCTTTTAAAGCTTCTATTCTAAAGACATCAATGCCAGATGAAAGTAAACTTTTTATATCTTTATATAAACTAAGAGGTTTAGAATTATAAACTATCATACGACATTTATCATCCATCTCAACGGGAAAAATGAAATTCATTCTATCCTTTAAGCCAAAATTTCCTTTATTACAAGCATTACTACAAAAATTAGTACTTGTTTTATTTCCTTTAATAGCTCCTACCACACAATATTCGCTTGTCATTAATGGAAAATTACCATGCACTATAGCTTCCAGTGGCATATTACCTTTATAAGCAAAGTTATTAATTTGTCCTAAAGTAAGCTCTGGCGAAAGCGTTATCTGCACAACTTCGCTTTCTAATAAATGCTTAATTGTTAAATCATTAAAAATATTTAAAGTATAATCTGCTAAAATATTCTCCCATTCTTGTTCTTTAACTAGTTGTAAAACTCCCATATTACCTACGAGAACGCCATCGAATTGATATTTTTTAAGTTTTGCTACCACTTCGGCAAAATCATTAAAATCTTTTTCATGTATATAGGTAGGCAATCTTAAAATAGCCTTAATTCTTTTTTTATGGCAATAATCTATGTCATGTTGTAAGTTTTTAAAGCTAAAGGTTTCATGATTTTTTAATCCGTACCAATTAAAATAAACTTGATCTACTTCTTCATCTACTGCAGCCTTTACAGAAGCGGAATTACTCACTACAATAGAAAGCTTAGTCTTATCATATTTAACTTCTTGCGGTGGTATACTAGAAATTAAATTATTTACTCTTTCTTCGTAATCATTGTAAGGAAGTATTTCTTTTTTATATTTATTATTTCTTTGACTTAATAAATTATCTACTATTTCTCTTCTTATTTTATTCATTTCACTTATAGGTACCATTAAATCTCCATCAATATTTACATCTAAACTAGCAAGTTCAAAAGGTGTATTACCTAACCTTTCAAATTGTTTAAAAAGCAAATCTCTAGTAACAGGAATTTTAATAGCCTTTTGCGCTAAATACTCTCCTCTTGTAAATACATGATATCCTTCTTCATCACTTGCACTAACTTCCATAACCTTACCTTCTGATATATTAATATCTAAATATAAACTAATCTTACGTATTTCTCTATTAGATGAATAGCTTTCCGTAGCTTCCTTCATTAACTCTACGTCAAAGGTTTTAAAAACCCTGTCTCCAACCCTAGGAATTCCTTGTTTAATTATTATTTCAATCTCTTGACCACTAACTGCCTTAAGTATCTTATTTCCATTATAATATATTTCGTTTACTTTACTGGCTATCCTGCCACCTTTAGTTACCCATATTTCATAGCCATCGCCTACATTTAAGGATTCCTTAAGTTTTATTTGCACTCTTTCATTATTAACTTGAGTAATTCTCCCTATTAATAATCCTCTATTATTAGGTCTTTTTAAACTCATTAAATTTTTACCTTCATTACCAAAATAATAGGCAGATGTAAATTCACGATTAAATATTTGTTCTAATTCCTTTTCTTGTTTTTCCTCAACTCTAAATTCATTTAGTCCTTCATAATAATTATCTAAAGCTTTACGATAGTTTTTAATCACTATTGCTACATACTCTGGTCTTTTCATTCTACCTTCTATTTTAAAAGAATTTATTCCAGCTTCGATTAACTTAGGTATATGCTCTATTGTTTTAATATCTTTTGTGCTTAATAAATGCTCTCCTGAATCATTAGTATCTATTACTAAATTTTTATTTCTATCTATTAAGCTATATTTAAGTCTACAGGGCTGAGCACACTTTCCTCGATTACCACTTCGCCCACCAATTAAACTGCTCATTAAACACTGACCAGAGTACGCCACACATAAAGCGCCA
Coding sequences:
- a CDS encoding DUF3656 domain-containing U32 family peptidase, which translates into the protein MGKIELLAPAGSLDSLKAAIENGANAVYLGGKSFNARQSANNFDQQELEKAVEFAHERDVKIYVTLNTLLANEEINEFIDYIYELVKAQVDAFIVQDLGVASLIKQVLPDFPLHASTQMTVHNSKGVNYMENLGFKRVVLAREVSLENIKLIKQNSHIEIETFVHGALCVAYSGQCLMSSLIGGRSGNRGKCAQPCRLKYSLIDRNKNLVIDTNDSGEHLLSTKDIKTIEHIPKLIEAGINSFKIEGRMKRPEYVAIVIKNYRKALDNYYEGLNEFRVEEKQEKELEQIFNREFTSAYYFGNEGKNLMSLKRPNNRGLLIGRITQVNNERVQIKLKESLNVGDGYEIWVTKGGRIASKVNEIYYNGNKILKAVSGQEIEIIIKQGIPRVGDRVFKTFDVELMKEATESYSSNREIRKISLYLDINISEGKVMEVSASDEEGYHVFTRGEYLAQKAIKIPVTRDLLFKQFERLGNTPFELASLDVNIDGDLMVPISEMNKIRREIVDNLLSQRNNKYKKEILPYNDYEERVNNLISSIPPQEVKYDKTKLSIVVSNSASVKAAVDEEVDQVYFNWYGLKNHETFSFKNLQHDIDYCHKKRIKAILRLPTYIHEKDFNDFAEVVAKLKKYQFDGVLVGNMGVLQLVKEQEWENILADYTLNIFNDLTIKHLLESEVVQITLSPELTLGQINNFAYKGNMPLEAIVHGNFPLMTSEYCVVGAIKGNKTSTNFCSNACNKGNFGLKDRMNFIFPVEMDDKCRMIVYNSKPLSLYKDIKSLLSSGIDVFRIEALKESPEWIRKVTKIYRETINEWTKNKGKFEVKDKNISELSKLEPEGYTSGHYFRGVL